A single region of the Arthrobacter sp. V1I7 genome encodes:
- a CDS encoding SIR2 family protein, whose amino-acid sequence MPHSPSSVSATLPPYAVALAAKALSGGKIVIYAGAGISLSQPTNLPTGPALAKKIHTQLKLAFPVLDGVLPGDLVAVADAIAALPDGENALRQTSANAANFKSAKPGYAHRVMAHLMLEGAIDVLTTNWDNCIERGAGEERLQTVISRRDLSDVVPPSVLKIHGCASQPNSLLVTSDHLKNPPPWVREQTHARLGSAVVVFVGIGDVAGYVKQRIEEAVYEVGTVENIRVVTPDIESGWENSQWKSVAPNLLDDHKIPVTADVFMEQVASAYITGRLSEHIAALSSDEGLTADLDKATEGLYMSDSLTVLKWAREVDINPRAGEAVLKSPELAKVLIALGRLAGNSARLGQNLVFETDDGPIEVLVATQTASPRHLLETAEYRLHAHAYRGEPHPRFVVAGGVGPISKFRSLPNNIMGESDELDIVAGPFALVPDITHADDVIAA is encoded by the coding sequence ATGCCACATTCCCCGTCTTCGGTTTCAGCCACTTTACCGCCGTATGCAGTTGCGCTCGCCGCGAAAGCCTTGTCAGGTGGCAAGATCGTCATTTACGCCGGGGCAGGGATCAGCCTGTCCCAGCCAACCAATCTCCCGACGGGACCGGCTCTCGCAAAAAAAATCCACACACAGCTCAAGCTTGCGTTCCCAGTTCTTGACGGCGTACTCCCGGGTGACCTTGTTGCCGTTGCAGATGCGATAGCGGCTCTTCCCGACGGCGAAAACGCCTTGCGTCAAACATCTGCCAATGCTGCAAACTTCAAGTCTGCTAAACCCGGATACGCTCATCGCGTCATGGCACATCTGATGCTCGAAGGAGCGATTGATGTCTTAACGACAAATTGGGATAACTGCATCGAGCGGGGAGCTGGGGAGGAACGTCTGCAAACCGTCATCAGCAGGCGTGACCTTAGTGATGTCGTTCCACCCTCGGTTCTAAAGATTCACGGCTGCGCCTCACAGCCGAATTCGTTGCTCGTGACGAGCGATCATTTGAAAAACCCTCCTCCTTGGGTGCGCGAGCAGACGCACGCCCGGCTCGGTAGCGCAGTTGTGGTGTTTGTTGGCATCGGGGACGTCGCAGGCTACGTGAAGCAGCGCATCGAGGAAGCGGTTTACGAAGTCGGCACGGTCGAAAATATTCGCGTTGTTACGCCAGACATCGAGTCCGGCTGGGAGAACTCCCAGTGGAAGTCCGTCGCACCGAATCTTCTAGATGATCATAAGATCCCGGTGACGGCCGATGTGTTTATGGAGCAGGTGGCTTCGGCATACATCACGGGGCGACTTAGTGAGCATATTGCGGCCCTATCATCCGACGAAGGGCTAACGGCGGACCTGGATAAGGCAACGGAAGGGCTGTATATGTCTGACTCGTTGACGGTGCTCAAATGGGCGCGTGAGGTCGACATAAATCCTCGGGCAGGTGAAGCCGTCCTCAAGAGTCCCGAGCTCGCGAAGGTTCTTATCGCTTTGGGGCGTTTGGCGGGGAACTCGGCGCGGCTCGGCCAGAATCTCGTATTCGAAACCGATGATGGCCCTATTGAGGTACTTGTTGCGACGCAGACGGCGTCGCCGCGGCATCTCCTCGAGACCGCGGAATATCGATTGCACGCCCATGCATATAGGGGTGAACCTCATCCGCGTTTCGTCGTGGCTGGCGGTGTGGGGCCAATCTCGAAGTTCCGTTCCCTACCCAACAACATCATGGGTGAGTCGGATGAGCTGGACATCGTAGCTGGGCCATTTGCGTTGGTGCCAGACATTACACATGCCGATGACGTGATCGCGGCGTGA